From Desulfovibrio desulfuricans, a single genomic window includes:
- a CDS encoding PTS sugar transporter subunit IIB: MWFRVDNRLVHGQVIEAWLPYTGARHLVVANDELADDIMRQQIIELAVPQRVMTHFISVKELAATLNSCGDDCFVLFANCQDARRACDAGILMQVLNMGNLHYAPDKLQVLPHVALSAQDREDLHVIQDHLVQLDFRCVPTETVRGPNDQLF, from the coding sequence ATGTGGTTTCGCGTGGACAATCGCCTGGTTCACGGCCAGGTAATCGAAGCCTGGTTACCCTACACAGGGGCGCGACATCTGGTGGTAGCCAACGACGAACTTGCGGACGACATAATGCGGCAGCAGATAATTGAACTGGCAGTGCCGCAGCGCGTGATGACCCATTTCATCAGCGTAAAGGAACTGGCTGCCACGCTCAATTCCTGCGGCGATGACTGTTTTGTGCTGTTTGCCAATTGTCAGGATGCGCGGCGCGCCTGTGATGCCGGCATCCTCATGCAGGTGCTGAACATGGGCAACCTGCATTACGCGCCGGACAAGCTACAGGTGCTGCCCCATGTGGCCCTTTCCGCACAGGACAGGGAAGACCTGCACGTTATACAGGATCATCTTGTGCAGCTTGATTTTCGCTGCGTTCCCACAGAGACAGTTCGAGGCCCCAATGATCAACTTTTCTGA
- a CDS encoding multicopper oxidase family protein yields the protein MQQSRRKFLSLSSTAVLLAIGADLGFGGLLQAATTNFNSTQLPVPSKSGLFGLLAPEEKFTLTTAEVKGALPATGAPMLAYSATHKGASYLNPILVLRKGQPFEATLVNGLDEPTIIHWHGVDCPWKQAGHPSYAIGPKSSYEYSFPITNRAGTYWYHPHPHGLTAKQAYMGLASFFIVRDDEEESFAKEYDFRLGETDIPIVIQDKRLTHDGRLDYSPSNDDLMMGYLGDTILVNGQSNPTLKTSTRLYRFRLLNGSTARIYNLSFISDGRQLPFLLIGNDGGFLPAPQQIDGLFLSPGERADILLDMSSFSLGNEIFLQNVPFDPMHNEGEMMGMSGMMNMEHSTGAASMSHANGSGSQHAMGAGGHAGSHGSLGEGSTYPVLRLLVDKKVTYARKLPTNLFDIPAPRIEGFDRPISLAMRHMGGWTINDHTFDMNSLPIVVKKRGPEIWRISNAKASMPHPMHLHGYFYRVLERSGSPTQVKNRAVDAHGRLTTDLGYKDTVLVWPGETVTVSIDFSSPQYPGEQLFLFHCHNLEHEDQGMMLNVKIA from the coding sequence ATGCAGCAAAGTCGTAGAAAATTCCTGTCTCTTTCATCTACAGCAGTCCTGCTCGCAATCGGTGCTGACCTTGGCTTTGGAGGCTTACTCCAAGCCGCAACGACAAATTTTAATTCTACGCAACTACCAGTTCCGAGCAAGTCGGGCCTCTTTGGGCTGCTCGCCCCTGAAGAAAAATTTACCCTCACGACCGCGGAAGTAAAAGGAGCACTGCCCGCAACTGGCGCGCCCATGCTTGCCTATTCAGCCACGCATAAGGGAGCGTCATATCTGAACCCGATTCTTGTATTGCGCAAAGGCCAGCCCTTTGAAGCAACACTTGTAAACGGCTTGGATGAGCCAACCATCATTCATTGGCACGGCGTGGATTGCCCCTGGAAACAGGCAGGGCATCCATCGTATGCCATTGGGCCGAAGAGCAGCTATGAGTATTCTTTTCCAATCACAAACCGGGCAGGTACCTACTGGTATCATCCACATCCCCACGGTCTGACGGCAAAACAAGCATACATGGGCTTGGCTTCTTTCTTCATAGTCCGTGATGACGAGGAAGAATCCTTTGCCAAAGAATATGATTTCCGCCTGGGCGAGACGGATATTCCCATTGTAATTCAGGACAAACGCCTTACACATGATGGCCGCCTGGATTATTCCCCATCCAATGATGATTTGATGATGGGCTATCTGGGAGACACCATACTGGTCAACGGCCAGAGCAACCCCACACTCAAAACTTCCACACGTTTGTATCGCTTCCGCCTGCTCAATGGATCCACCGCCCGTATCTACAACCTTTCGTTCATTTCAGATGGCAGGCAGCTTCCCTTCCTGCTGATCGGCAACGATGGCGGCTTTCTTCCTGCACCACAACAAATTGACGGCCTCTTCCTTTCCCCCGGTGAGCGCGCGGACATACTGCTGGATATGAGCAGCTTCTCCCTGGGGAACGAAATATTTCTTCAAAATGTGCCCTTCGATCCCATGCACAATGAAGGAGAAATGATGGGAATGAGCGGCATGATGAACATGGAGCATTCAACAGGCGCAGCTTCCATGAGTCACGCGAACGGCAGCGGTAGCCAGCATGCTATGGGCGCTGGTGGACATGCCGGAAGTCACGGTAGTCTGGGCGAGGGCAGCACTTATCCCGTTTTGAGGCTGCTGGTGGATAAAAAGGTTACTTATGCCAGAAAACTACCAACGAATCTTTTTGACATTCCCGCCCCCCGCATCGAGGGATTTGATCGCCCCATTAGTTTAGCCATGAGGCATATGGGCGGCTGGACTATTAATGATCACACTTTTGATATGAACAGTTTGCCCATAGTTGTAAAAAAACGTGGCCCTGAAATTTGGCGTATCAGTAATGCCAAAGCCAGCATGCCCCATCCCATGCACCTGCATGGATACTTTTATCGTGTGCTGGAAAGGAGCGGCAGCCCCACGCAAGTAAAAAATCGTGCTGTGGATGCTCACGGGCGGCTTACTACGGATCTCGGCTACAAGGATACCGTACTGGTCTGGCCTGGTGAGACGGTCACTGTGAGTATCGATTTTTCCAGCCCGCAATATCCTGGGGAGCAACTGTTCCTCTTTCATTGTCATAACCTTGAGCATGAAGATCAAGGGATGATGCTTAATGTCAAAATTGCCTAG
- a CDS encoding vWA domain-containing protein, producing the protein MHTFENQPSTPQKPAATTEDADAATLAAQRCITRARAALVMEHPFFGSLALRLRYKADSSCADMWTDGKTLGYNPAFSTALSQKTLVGAMAHEVLHLAFGHHLRRKGRDAKQWNRACDLAINHILVESGFTLPQGFAHNPAYAGMNADEIFDALASLQDAPTNKGGQNAQVAQGAEQTEGAGAAAFDGGKQTEQPEQPTPQGAQNSKQQKDEDADPQSAAGNKAAAKREKGRPEQSEGKTSFTGEVQDHPDAQGMQNDQALKAAEQEADIAMMQAMQRARNMGSMPAGLARQLNRAWRPKLDWRTLLQRFLEQCAQNDYSWTTPNRRYLYQNIYLPARREARLPHVVLAVDCSGSVDEQALAMFCTELATVLEAYDTTLTVLFHDTKVQKTLTLTRMDMPASLAPVGGGGTDYRPVCAHIEDERLAPTCLIWFTDLECDRYPAEPEYPVLWICSAPHEQQPPFGQVVCLTEPAAALGAV; encoded by the coding sequence ATGCACACATTCGAGAACCAGCCGTCTACCCCGCAAAAGCCAGCCGCAACCACAGAGGATGCTGATGCTGCAACCCTGGCGGCCCAGCGCTGCATCACGCGCGCCCGCGCAGCACTGGTTATGGAGCATCCCTTCTTCGGATCTCTGGCCCTGCGCTTGCGCTACAAGGCAGACTCCTCATGCGCGGATATGTGGACAGACGGCAAAACCCTTGGCTACAACCCTGCATTCTCAACGGCCCTTTCGCAAAAAACGCTTGTGGGGGCAATGGCGCACGAGGTTCTGCATCTGGCCTTCGGGCATCATCTGCGCCGCAAGGGGCGCGATGCAAAACAGTGGAACCGCGCCTGCGATCTGGCAATCAATCACATCTTGGTGGAGTCCGGCTTTACCCTGCCTCAGGGCTTTGCCCACAATCCGGCCTATGCGGGCATGAATGCGGACGAAATCTTTGATGCACTGGCAAGCCTGCAAGACGCCCCCACCAACAAGGGCGGGCAGAACGCGCAGGTTGCGCAGGGCGCGGAACAGACAGAAGGCGCTGGCGCAGCGGCCTTTGATGGTGGCAAGCAGACAGAGCAACCGGAGCAGCCCACTCCGCAAGGCGCGCAAAACAGCAAGCAGCAAAAGGACGAAGACGCCGACCCGCAGTCCGCCGCTGGCAACAAGGCCGCAGCCAAACGCGAAAAAGGCCGCCCGGAACAATCAGAGGGCAAAACCAGCTTCACCGGCGAGGTGCAGGATCACCCCGATGCGCAAGGCATGCAGAACGATCAGGCCCTCAAGGCCGCCGAGCAGGAGGCGGATATAGCCATGATGCAGGCCATGCAGCGCGCCCGCAACATGGGCAGCATGCCCGCAGGTCTGGCCCGTCAGCTTAACCGGGCGTGGCGGCCCAAGCTGGACTGGCGCACGCTTTTGCAGCGTTTTTTGGAGCAGTGCGCGCAAAACGACTATTCGTGGACAACGCCCAACCGCCGCTATCTGTACCAGAACATCTACCTGCCAGCCCGGCGTGAGGCCCGCCTGCCCCACGTGGTGCTGGCCGTGGACTGCTCTGGCTCTGTGGACGAGCAGGCGCTGGCCATGTTTTGCACTGAGCTTGCAACCGTGCTTGAAGCCTACGACACCACGCTCACAGTACTGTTTCATGATACCAAGGTGCAGAAAACCCTAACGCTTACGCGCATGGACATGCCCGCCAGCCTTGCCCCCGTGGGGGGCGGCGGTACGGATTACCGCCCTGTGTGCGCCCATATTGAAGACGAGCGGCTGGCCCCCACCTGCCTGATCTGGTTTACCGATCTGGAGTGCGACCGCTACCCCGCCGAGCCGGAATATCCTGTGCTGTGGATTTGCAGCGCCCCGCACGAGCAACAGCCGCCATTCGGTCAGGTGGTATGCCTGACGGAACCCGCGGCCGCGCTGGGCGCGGTCTGA
- a CDS encoding periplasmic heavy metal sensor, which yields MKSSKIILPILLAATMVGTTAYSTTAAAMDGKMGGCGMMGGAEMGPMMPHMGMGAIPPGMVKHVKGQLKPEQVAPFDAALKDYSKKIEPTQQALFVKHEELKALQHATNPDVKAVSKTATELAQLFSKLKSEREAFEDKIAKDFGIKDLHGGMMGGMMGGGMMGGMKHDAMGQTPPAAAADQAPAGHEGHKQ from the coding sequence ATGAAATCTTCAAAAATTATTCTTCCCATCCTTCTGGCCGCAACAATGGTTGGCACCACTGCCTATTCAACCACAGCGGCGGCCATGGACGGAAAAATGGGAGGTTGTGGCATGATGGGGGGGGCTGAAATGGGCCCCATGATGCCGCATATGGGCATGGGGGCAATCCCTCCCGGTATGGTCAAGCATGTCAAAGGTCAGCTGAAGCCCGAACAGGTGGCTCCGTTTGACGCAGCCCTGAAGGATTACAGCAAAAAAATTGAGCCCACGCAGCAGGCATTGTTTGTTAAGCATGAAGAACTGAAAGCCCTGCAACATGCGACAAACCCGGATGTGAAGGCTGTAAGCAAGACTGCTACCGAGCTTGCTCAGCTTTTCAGCAAACTCAAGTCAGAGCGTGAAGCCTTTGAAGACAAAATTGCAAAAGATTTTGGCATCAAAGATCTGCACGGTGGCATGATGGGTGGCATGATGGGCGGTGGAATGATGGGCGGCATGAAGCACGATGCCATGGGGCAGACTCCCCCTGCAGCCGCAGCGGATCAAGCGCCCGCGGGACACGAAGGACACAAGCAATAA
- a CDS encoding response regulator, producing the protein MRIKYKVWCLTAAIISIIVCADIYFGYREIESSIRTELLRDAEDFRAIIMSTRRVYQKQFIESGLPVTDATIGFLPAHALSRISAEFHNWSTSGLRFSNVSDRPRNPANMANPLELDALAWFRATPSAKSRMVEVKENGLSFYHYTSPIKVEEYCLRCHGCRENAPQAIAAAYADSYNYNVGDLRGVLSIFLPSEELRHQYYSEWIFQIVMHILGYLVLLLALGSLLNKYVVARLARLEESTQKLAAGDYSARVDTMGKDEIGDLAECINRMGAEIQKREQTLRENEERFRLTTNSIKDALILLDCSGHIIFWNKAAETIFGYTADEVMGRVLHEFLVPPRYRDKMAEGLKDFCLSGQGDFLGSGVELSALRKDGQEFAIELALSTMNMQGRWIAIGLVRDITERKQVEAELAAHRERLEALVESRTQDLIIAKNAAEAGSVAKSAFLANMSHEIRTPLNAITGMIHILRKSGLTPNQVEKLTKIEIASSHLLEIINNVLELSKIEAGKFVLQHVPVHVSTLLENITSILGQKAQEKGIELIVDAAPETCPVYGDDSRLQQALLNLATNALKFTDHGYVKVAVRPESQTDSTVTYRFEVEDTGIGINPEMQPRLFSAFEQADNSMSRKYGGTGLGLAITKKLAELMGGKAGMTSVEGKGSTFWFTAVLRKDAPPHNEPTRVSAEDAERTIRQKLGSKRILLVEDEPINREIAQALLEDVGFIVDLAEDGGKAIERVQAATYDLILMDMQMPHINGLEATRQIRLLPEGAAIPIIAMTANAFAEDRELCIEAGMNDFIAKPVSVSLLYQKLCAWLQKG; encoded by the coding sequence ATGCGCATCAAGTACAAGGTTTGGTGCCTTACCGCTGCAATTATCAGCATAATCGTTTGTGCTGATATCTATTTTGGTTATCGCGAAATTGAGTCTTCCATCCGCACAGAATTGCTGCGTGATGCAGAGGACTTCCGTGCCATTATCATGTCCACCCGCCGTGTTTATCAAAAACAGTTCATTGAAAGCGGCCTGCCCGTAACCGATGCCACCATCGGTTTTTTGCCTGCGCATGCGCTCTCCAGAATTTCGGCAGAATTCCATAACTGGAGCACCAGCGGGCTCAGGTTCAGCAATGTGTCTGACAGGCCGCGCAATCCCGCCAACATGGCAAATCCTCTTGAGCTTGACGCCCTGGCATGGTTCCGGGCCACCCCTTCCGCCAAAAGCCGGATGGTTGAAGTGAAAGAGAACGGCCTTTCCTTCTATCACTATACCAGCCCCATCAAGGTTGAAGAGTACTGCCTGCGATGTCATGGCTGCCGCGAGAACGCCCCCCAGGCCATTGCTGCGGCCTATGCTGATTCATACAACTACAATGTTGGCGACCTCCGTGGAGTTTTGAGCATTTTCCTGCCGTCTGAAGAACTGCGCCACCAGTATTATTCTGAATGGATATTCCAGATTGTGATGCACATTCTGGGGTATCTTGTACTTTTGCTTGCACTTGGCTCCCTGCTCAACAAATACGTTGTTGCCCGTTTGGCGCGGTTGGAAGAAAGCACCCAAAAGCTCGCCGCAGGCGATTACAGCGCGCGGGTCGATACAATGGGCAAGGATGAAATTGGCGATCTGGCCGAATGCATCAACAGGATGGGCGCTGAAATCCAGAAGCGCGAGCAAACCCTGCGCGAGAATGAGGAGCGCTTCCGTCTGACCACAAACAGCATCAAGGACGCGCTGATTCTGCTGGATTGCTCCGGGCACATCATCTTTTGGAACAAGGCGGCGGAGACCATTTTTGGCTATACGGCAGACGAGGTTATGGGGCGCGTTTTGCACGAATTTTTGGTGCCGCCCCGCTATCGCGATAAAATGGCTGAAGGTCTGAAAGATTTTTGCCTCAGCGGCCAGGGGGATTTTCTGGGTTCTGGCGTTGAATTGAGCGCCCTGCGCAAGGATGGGCAAGAATTTGCCATTGAGCTTGCGCTGTCTACCATGAACATGCAGGGTCGGTGGATTGCCATCGGACTGGTCAGGGATATCACAGAGCGCAAGCAGGTTGAGGCCGAGCTTGCGGCCCACCGTGAACGGCTGGAGGCGCTGGTGGAGTCGCGCACCCAGGATCTGATTATTGCCAAAAACGCAGCAGAGGCTGGCAGCGTTGCCAAAAGCGCCTTCCTCGCCAACATGAGCCACGAGATTCGCACCCCCCTGAACGCCATCACGGGCATGATCCATATTTTGCGCAAATCGGGCCTCACCCCCAATCAGGTGGAAAAGCTCACCAAGATCGAGATCGCCAGCAGTCACTTGCTGGAAATTATCAATAATGTTCTTGAATTATCAAAAATTGAAGCCGGAAAGTTCGTGTTGCAACATGTGCCAGTGCATGTTTCTACCCTGCTTGAGAACATCACTTCCATTCTGGGGCAGAAGGCGCAGGAGAAAGGCATTGAGCTGATTGTGGACGCTGCGCCAGAAACCTGCCCCGTCTATGGCGATGACAGCCGGTTGCAGCAGGCCCTGCTCAACCTCGCCACCAATGCGCTCAAGTTTACGGATCACGGCTATGTTAAGGTGGCAGTGCGCCCGGAATCGCAGACAGACAGCACTGTGACGTACCGCTTTGAGGTGGAAGACACAGGCATTGGCATCAACCCGGAGATGCAGCCGCGCCTGTTCAGCGCATTTGAGCAGGCGGATAATTCCATGAGCCGCAAATACGGCGGCACAGGCCTTGGCCTTGCCATCACCAAAAAGCTTGCAGAACTCATGGGCGGTAAGGCGGGGATGACCAGCGTGGAGGGCAAAGGCAGCACGTTCTGGTTCACTGCCGTGTTGCGCAAAGACGCGCCCCCGCACAACGAACCAACCAGAGTCAGCGCTGAGGATGCGGAACGCACCATCCGGCAAAAGCTTGGCAGCAAGCGCATTCTGCTGGTGGAAGACGAGCCTATCAACCGTGAGATTGCCCAGGCCCTGCTGGAAGACGTGGGCTTTATCGTTGACCTTGCGGAAGACGGCGGCAAGGCCATTGAGCGGGTGCAGGCCGCTACCTATGACTTGATACTTATGGATATGCAGATGCCGCACATCAACGGACTGGAGGCCACCCGGCAGATTCGCCTGCTCCCCGAAGGGGCCGCAATCCCCATTATCGCCATGACAGCCAACGCCTTTGCCGAAGACCGCGAACTGTGCATCGAGGCTGGCATGAACGACTTTATCGCCAAGCCCGTTTCAGTGTCGCTGCTCTACCAGAAGCTCTGCGCCTGGTTGCAGAAGGGGTGA
- a CDS encoding AAA family ATPase, protein MTPLQVISALQTLTSIHQPVFLWGAPGVGKSQIVSQVAAMRGMALRDIRAVLLDPVDLRGLPRLTDAGTAVWCPPAFLPGAGDPPQGILFLDELNAAPPLVQSACYQLILDRAIGEYRLPDGWSIVAAGNREKDKAVSYRMPSALANRMVHLEFDASLDDWLAWAQGAGIRREVCAFLRFRPRLLHDFDPQRMEKAFASPRSWEFVSRILEAAPAREVEYELFQGTVGPAAAAEFMGFLSVWRELPTVDSILAQPEAAMVPQEPAALYATCEALSLRAAEDTMDALTAYAERLPAEFSVLLMRDAVCQNTDVVNTPAFNRWAEKNAEVLL, encoded by the coding sequence ATGACGCCTTTACAGGTTATTTCCGCTTTGCAGACCCTCACCAGCATTCATCAGCCCGTATTTTTATGGGGCGCGCCGGGCGTGGGCAAAAGCCAGATAGTCTCCCAGGTTGCCGCCATGCGGGGCATGGCCCTGCGCGACATCCGGGCCGTGCTGCTTGATCCTGTTGATCTGCGCGGCTTGCCGCGCCTTACTGATGCTGGAACCGCCGTATGGTGCCCGCCTGCTTTTTTGCCGGGGGCGGGCGACCCACCGCAAGGCATACTCTTTCTTGATGAACTCAACGCCGCCCCGCCGCTGGTGCAGTCGGCCTGCTATCAGCTCATACTCGACAGAGCCATTGGCGAATACCGCCTGCCGGATGGCTGGTCCATCGTGGCCGCTGGCAATCGGGAAAAGGACAAGGCCGTCTCGTACCGCATGCCTTCTGCCCTGGCTAACCGCATGGTGCATCTGGAATTTGACGCCAGCCTTGACGACTGGCTCGCCTGGGCGCAGGGAGCGGGCATTCGCCGCGAGGTGTGCGCCTTTTTGCGTTTTCGCCCCCGGCTGCTGCACGATTTTGACCCGCAGCGCATGGAAAAAGCCTTTGCCTCGCCCCGCTCGTGGGAATTTGTTTCGCGCATACTGGAGGCCGCACCTGCCCGCGAGGTGGAATACGAGCTGTTTCAGGGCACAGTCGGCCCCGCAGCCGCGGCGGAGTTCATGGGTTTTCTCTCCGTATGGCGCGAGCTGCCCACGGTGGATTCCATCCTGGCGCAGCCAGAGGCCGCAATGGTGCCTCAGGAGCCAGCCGCCCTGTACGCCACATGCGAGGCGCTGAGCCTGCGCGCGGCAGAAGACACCATGGATGCCCTTACCGCCTATGCCGAGCGCCTGCCCGCAGAATTCAGCGTATTGCTGATGCGCGACGCCGTCTGCCAGAATACGGATGTGGTGAACACCCCGGCCTTCAACCGCTGGGCAGAAAAAAACGCGGAAGTTCTGCTCTAA
- a CDS encoding response regulator: MLRKDAPPVNEPTRVSAEEAERTIRQKLGSKRILLVEDEPINREIAQALLEDVGFIVDLAEDGGKAIEQVQAATYDLILMDMQMPHINGLEATRQIRLLPVGATIPIIAMTANAFAEDRELCIEAGMNDFIAKPVSVSLLYQKLCAWLQKG, encoded by the coding sequence GTGCTGCGCAAAGACGCGCCCCCGGTCAACGAACCGACAAGAGTCAGCGCTGAGGAGGCAGAACGCACCATCCGGCAAAAGCTTGGCAGCAAGCGCATTCTGCTGGTGGAAGACGAGCCCATCAACCGTGAGATCGCACAAGCCCTGCTGGAAGATGTGGGCTTTATCGTTGACCTTGCGGAAGACGGCGGCAAGGCCATTGAGCAGGTGCAGGCCGCTACCTATGACTTGATACTTATGGATATGCAGATGCCGCACATCAACGGACTGGAGGCCACCCGGCAGATTCGCCTGCTCCCGGTGGGGGCCACAATCCCCATTATCGCCATGACAGCCAACGCCTTTGCCGAAGACCGGGAACTGTGCATCGAGGCTGGCATGAACGACTTTATCGCCAAGCCCGTTTCAGTGTCGCTGCTCTACCAGAAGCTCTGCGCGTGGTTGCAGAAGGGGTGA
- a CDS encoding SLATT domain-containing protein — protein sequence MPSSSSTLEDRAYKTAKARFNASDRLIKKQKSLIFTITLITIAQISASVAFLAKANPQFANLISSATINFSVFIAIISNTDSLSKDVLSAHHFHECGLKLMELTRKISGLSPEDQQKYQEEYNTVINSCSENHSNLDYKLAEKQIIRSKYICFYEKLHTLSAWSASFAYIFCAITSFLITYRLVN from the coding sequence ATGCCTAGCAGCAGCTCTACATTAGAAGACCGAGCATACAAAACAGCAAAAGCTAGATTTAATGCATCTGACAGACTTATAAAAAAACAAAAATCTCTCATATTTACAATAACACTAATTACCATTGCTCAAATCAGTGCCTCAGTCGCTTTCTTGGCTAAAGCCAACCCGCAATTTGCGAATCTCATTTCTAGCGCTACAATAAATTTTTCTGTTTTTATTGCTATTATCTCAAACACGGATTCACTGAGCAAGGATGTCTTAAGCGCACACCATTTTCATGAGTGTGGATTAAAACTCATGGAGTTGACTCGAAAAATTTCAGGACTCTCGCCGGAAGATCAACAAAAATACCAAGAAGAATACAACACTGTAATTAATAGCTGTTCGGAAAACCACAGCAATTTAGACTATAAACTAGCCGAAAAGCAAATAATCAGATCGAAATATATATGTTTTTATGAAAAACTGCATACACTCTCCGCTTGGTCAGCTTCTTTTGCGTACATATTTTGCGCGATAACATCTTTTTTAATTACATACCGTTTGGTTAATTAA
- a CDS encoding reverse transcriptase domain-containing protein gives MDYFSPEELKNIFENKVRLSLTRGIDGLSAKRFFELHPDYAENISKKIHNGTYKFSPYLEKLILKGKDKKPRVISIPCIRDSIVLNSLLNYIKNSYSVLLPPKMPNSLIFKIKKSLQKLPENQHFFIRLDFKNYYPSINHANLIEKLCFIDDENILNIIRHAISNITVPFDSYFDLRPESNTIGLPQGLPISNILSEIYLLNFDENISSKVKHYCRYVDDILIITDNKEKTLDIVNSNVKTEFLTLNDEKTESNSTEETVNFLGYKINSKCISVKDKNTEIFIKKLQKIFSEYRLNTSRKNIIATDVLIEDLNMRTAGAYSNNKRYGWIIYYSMIDDITKLYEIDSIIKRNLKRYKLLHISPKIKSIVRAYFHIRGKQWASYAHNFDVVTIPEMIKALKIRGLFDENEKAKGTTILLRYQKYVKSQLDSIDKDWGNGYK, from the coding sequence ATGGACTATTTTTCGCCAGAGGAATTAAAAAATATATTTGAAAATAAAGTCCGCCTTAGCTTAACTCGAGGAATAGACGGCCTATCAGCCAAACGCTTTTTTGAACTGCATCCAGACTACGCTGAAAATATTAGTAAAAAAATACACAATGGAACATACAAATTTTCTCCGTATCTAGAAAAATTGATTTTAAAAGGGAAAGATAAAAAACCACGTGTAATTTCAATTCCATGCATACGAGATTCAATTGTCTTGAATTCACTGCTTAATTATATAAAAAATAGCTACTCTGTTTTATTGCCTCCTAAAATGCCAAATAGCTTGATTTTTAAAATCAAAAAAAGCTTACAAAAATTACCTGAAAATCAGCATTTTTTTATAAGGCTTGATTTTAAAAATTATTACCCCTCAATTAATCACGCAAATTTGATAGAAAAATTATGCTTTATTGATGACGAAAACATTTTGAACATAATTAGGCACGCAATTTCAAATATAACAGTTCCTTTTGACAGCTATTTTGACTTAAGACCTGAATCAAATACAATTGGGCTACCCCAGGGACTTCCAATTTCTAATATCCTTTCAGAAATATACCTTTTAAACTTTGACGAGAACATATCCTCAAAAGTCAAACACTATTGCAGATACGTTGATGACATTTTGATAATAACAGATAACAAAGAAAAAACTCTTGATATTGTTAATAGTAATGTAAAAACAGAATTTTTAACACTCAATGATGAAAAAACAGAATCAAATAGCACAGAAGAAACAGTAAATTTTTTAGGATACAAAATAAATTCAAAGTGCATTTCTGTTAAAGACAAGAACACTGAAATATTTATAAAAAAGTTACAAAAAATTTTCTCAGAGTATAGACTTAATACTTCAAGGAAGAATATTATTGCCACTGACGTATTGATAGAAGATTTAAATATGCGCACTGCTGGAGCATACTCAAATAATAAACGTTATGGTTGGATTATATATTATTCAATGATTGATGATATTACTAAACTCTATGAAATTGATTCAATAATAAAAAGAAATCTAAAAAGATATAAATTACTACACATATCACCAAAAATAAAGTCCATTGTCAGAGCTTATTTTCATATTAGAGGAAAACAATGGGCAAGTTATGCACATAATTTTGACGTTGTCACCATACCAGAAATGATCAAGGCACTCAAAATCAGAGGGCTATTTGATGAAAATGAAAAAGCAAAAGGTACTACAATCCTTCTGCGATATCAGAAGTATGTCAAATCACAACTTGATAGCATTGACAAAGATTGGGGCAATGGCTACAAATAA